The Sandaracinus amylolyticus genomic interval TACGGCATCGGCCCGACGTGCACGCCGTAGGGGCGACCGTGCTCGCGCAGCGGCGCGATCACCGCTTCACCGTCCTTCGGATCGCCGACCCAGCACACCGCGAGGATGATCGACGGCTTGCCGTGCACCTCGGCGGGCAGGAACGGCAGCGGCGGCGCGCCGCGCAGCACCGCCCAGACCGTGAGCTCGTCGGGCGCGCTCTGGGTCACCCGCGAGTAGAAGTCGAGCACGTCGTCGCCGTGCTCGAGCGGGTGCACGATCAGCCCCGCGATCACCTCCGGCCCGAGCGGCACCGCGTCGAACTCGAACGACGTGACCACGCCGAAGTTCCCACCGCCGCCGCGCAGCGCCCAGAAGAGATCCGCGTTCTCGCGCTCGCTCGCGTGCACTCGATCGCCGCTCGCGGTGACGACCTCGGCCGACACCAGACGATCGACGGTCAGCCCGTGCTTGCGCGAGATCCACCCGAACCCGGCGCCGAGGGTCAGGCCCGCGACGCCGGTCGTCGAGTTGATCCCGACGGGCACCGCGAGCGCGCGCTTCTGCGTCATCGCGTCCAGGTCCGCGAGCGTCGCGCCCGCTTCGACCACCACGCGCGTGCTCCCGCTCGTCATGCGCACGCCGCGCATCCCGCTCAGATCGATCGTGAGCCCGCCCTCGCACAGCGCGTTGCCCGCGATGTGGTGCCCGCCGCCGCGGATCGACGTGAGCGCGCGGTTCCGGCGCGCGAACTCCACGCAGCGGACGACGTCGTCGGGCGTGGCGCAGCGCGCGATCAGCGCCGGACGGCGATCGACCATCGCGTTCCACACCTGGCGTGCGGCGTCGTACCCCGGTGCGTCCTTCTCGATCAGCGAGCCCTGCATCGAGCTCGCGAGCGCCTCGATCGCGGGGCGATCCACGCGCATCGGCCGCCCTTCGAGCCTCACCAACGTGAGTCCGTCGTTCTTCATCGCGCGCTCCCTCTCACACGGCACGACGTAGTCGCCTCGCGAGCAGGAACGAAGCGCGGTACACGGGCGCTCGCATGAGGCTCCTCGATCGGCTCTTCGGTGCGCGCGAGAAGGTGATCCCCGAGCGGGTGCGCGACGTCGATGCGTACGAGCGGCTCGTGGTGCGCTCGGAGCGCCCGGTGATCGTCGACGTGTGGAGCGCGACGTGCGCGCCGTGCAAGAAGCTCGAGCCGGTGCTGATCGAGGTCGCGACGCGCTACGCCGATCGCGTGCGCGTCGTGGAGATCGGCACCGCGGACTGCGATCCGCGCCTGCTCGCGAAGCTCGACGTGCGCGCGACGCCGACGCTGATCGTCGTGAAGGACGGCGAGGAGCTCGGACGGCAGACCGGGTGGCGGCCCGTCGAGTGGTTCGAGCAGATGATCGAGGCCGAGCTGGGGGGCTGATGCCCGAAGGGAGAAGCGCTCGCGTGCGCTCGTACGTCGCTGCGGCCGAGGTCCGAACCATGCGTCGCGCGCTCTCGATCTCCACGATCCTCTGGTTCGCATCCCTCGCGCTCGCGTGCGGCGGGTCGCCCGACGACGATGTCGTCGACGCCGGGGATCTCTTCGACGCGAGCGAGTCACCCGACGACGCGGGCGCGATCGACGCGAGCGCGCCCGACGCGTACGTGCCCGAGCCATGCGAGAGCCCCGGCGCGATCGAGGAAGTGGCATGCGGGCGCTGCGGCACGACGGATCGCTTCTGCACCGCGGATCGCGTGTGGGCCTACGGTCCGTGCGAGGACGAAGGCGAGTGCACGCCCGGCACGTCACGCGACGCGACGTGCGGAGACTGCGGCATGCGCGTGGAGCGCTGCGCTGCGACGTGCGAGTGGATCTCCGACGCGGCGTGCGAGGACGAGGGCGAGTGCACGCCCGGCACGATCCTTCGCGCGGCGAGCGACTGCCCCAGCGGTCAGACCCGCGAGCTCGCGTGCAGCGCCGCGTGTGCCTACGAGCCGGCGGGCGAGTGCGAAGCGGATCCGTGCACCACGCCCGGTGCGCGCGAGGACGTGCCCTGCGGCGCGTGCGGCACGCGCGAGCGCTTCTGCACCGCCGAGCGCGTGTGGGCGTACGGGCCGTGCGGCGACGAGGGCGAGTGCACGCCGGGCACCACGGGGCGCGTCGCGTGCGGACGCTGCGGGACGCTCGCGGCGCAGTGCACGACGTCGTGCGGGTGGTCGCCGAGCGGCGCGTGCGAGGGCGAAGGGGCGTGTACGCCGGGCACGACCGGGCCGTGCACCACGTCGTGCGGCACCACGGGCACCGCCACGTGCGAGGCGACGTGTGGACCCGGCACGTGCGCGCCGCCCGCGGAGTCGTGCAACGGTGCCGACGACGACTGCGACGGCGCACGCGACGAGACCTTCACCTGCGTGCGCGGCGCGACGCGACCGTGCGCGAGCGCGTGCGGCAGCGGGGTCGAGACGTGCAGCACCGCATGCGCGTGGGGCGCGTGCAGCGCGCCGACGAGCTGCTGCACCGACGCCGACGGAGACGGCGCGGGCGTGGGCGCGACCTGCGCGATCGTCGACTGCGACGACACGCGCGCCGACGTGTTCCCCGGCGCGCCCGAGCTCTGCGACTTCGTCGACAACGACTGCGACACGGGCGCCGTCGACGAGGGCTGCCGCGTGCGTGCAGCGCGCTACGTCGAGTGCACCGAGCACCACTGGACGAGCCACATCGAGGACCTGGGACCGTACTGCGCGCCGCTGCCCTCCTCGCGCGCCGCGGGCTGCTCGTCGAACGGCTGCGCGCTCACGACGTGCGGCGGAACGAGCTGTTGGACCGCGGAGTGCGCGACGCCGGGTGCGTGCTTCACGACGTACCGCCGCCAGGAAGGCGCGCTCGCGTCGCTCGTGAGGCTCTACCACTGGAACGAGCCGGGCAGCGCGCGCAACCGCTACACCACCACGTCGACTCCGCCGCTCGGGTACACCGCTGGTGCGCCGCTCGATCTCGGCTTCGTCGCGACCACTCCGATCGCGCCGCCGGGCCTCGCGCCGCTCGCGCTGGTCGAGTGTGAGTGGACGCCGGCGAGCGGTGGGCTCGACTACTTCCTCACGACGCGCGAGAGCGAATGCAGCGCGCGCGGAGGCACGATCGCGGCGCGCCTCGGGTACGTCTGGGCGCCGTGAAGAACGAAGCGGCGCGCCCTCTCTTGAGAAGAGGACGCGCCGTTCTCGTCGTCGCGCTCGCGCCGTGATCACTCCGCCGGCGTGTACGTGATCGTCAGCGTGAACTCGCTCGCGGTGTAGCCGTTGACCGCCACGTACGCCTCGGTCGCGCCCGCGGGCACGGTGAGCTCGCAGAGCTCGTTCGAGTCGCCCGCGTAAGGGCGGCACGCGTAGGTGGAGCTCGTCGGGCGCGCATCGAAGCGCACGTAGAGATCCGCATCGCCGGTGCCGCTGAGCGCCGCGCGGAACGGCGAGCCCGCCGCGACCGGCAGTGCGTCGAAGAACTGCGCGCGACCCTGCGCGAGCGAGCCCGACTGGCGGATCGTCTCGGGCTCCGCGCCGCCACCACCACCACCGTCGTCCGGCGGATCGACGGGACCACCGCCGCTCACGCCGAGGAAGTCGAGGTACGCGTCGACGCGCGTGTCGACACCGTACTGCGTGCAGTACGCGTCTCCGTACGACGTCACGCCGGCGACGAGGTACGCACCGCTCGCGTCGCGGTGCAGCGCGGGACCGCCCGAGTCGCCGTTGCACGTGTTGCGACCGGCCGCGCCGTAGCGGAACTGCGTGCTCGACACCTGCGTGATCGGGATGTTCACCGCGCGCTTGATGCCCGACCCGCTCTGGGTCCGGCCATCGCTCACGCCGTAGCCGACGTGCAGCAGCTCACGACCGACCCACGACGACGTCATGCTGTTCGCCGGCAGCACGCCGATCGGCTGCACGCCCGCGGGCTGCGACGCGAGATCGAGATAGGCGATGTCGTTCGTCAGCGCGCGCGAGTTGTAGCCGGGGTGCGGGACCGCGCGGACCACGCGCGTGCGCGTCTGGACCTGCGACGCCGACGGGCCGGTGATGAACGTGATCTGCGACGCGCTCGTGCCCGCGACGCAGTGGGCCGCCGTGACCACGCGCGTCGGCGTGATCAGCGTGCCGGTGCAGAACGGCGAGCCGCCGGACGCGAGCGCGCCGACCGCGGGCACGCCGCTGAACGCGCTGCCGCCGACGATCGCGTCGGTCTTCGTGTCGAGATCGGAGTCGAGGCCAGGCTCGTCGGCGGGCGCGCAACCAGCGAGCGCCGTCGTCACCGCGAGCATCGAGAGAAGCTTCCGGATCAACGCATCCACCTCCATCAGCACGCGCGCTCGTCCTCGCTCGTGCCGCGGACAAGAGGGCGCGTCGCGCCCGGAGCGATCACTCGTGCGAGGCGAATTCGTGCTCGCTCGCAACGATTCGCTCGCGCGTCGTGCACACGTCCGCTTTCGTTGCGCTGACACGATGAACGGCCAAGTGCCGCGAGGTGAGATGCACGGCGATCGGCGCGCACCTCGCCCGCGTCGGCGCGTGGGATCGACGTCGATCGCGCGTCGCATCGCGGTACCCTCACCGCGATGGGCGAGGATGTACCCCCGACCAGCGCGCCCGATCCCACGCGTGCGATCCACGATCTGAGCGAGGTGGAGATCCGGGACGCCGAGGCGAAGCCGCGCGAGTGGATCGGCCGCGTGCTCGACGCGCGATATCGACTGTCCGAGCCGATCGGCGAAGGCGGCTTCGGGTTCGTCTTCCGCGCGAAGCACCTGATCCTCGGGCGCGACGTCGCGGTGAAGATCCTGCAGAGCGCCGCCCATGCCGACCCGGTCGAGCGCGCGCGCTTCGATCGCGAGTCGTCGATGCTCGCCGCGCTCTCGCATCCGCACATCGTCGGGGTCACCGACTTCGGCGTGAGCGAGGGCGTGCCCTACCTCGTGATGGAGCTCGTCGAGGGGCGCAGCCTCCGCGCGATGCTCGATCAGCGCGAGCTCACCGCGGAGCGCGCGCTCGCGCTCGTGGTGCAGATCCTCAAGGCGCTCGCGTACGCGCACGAGCACGGGATCGTCCATCGCGATCTGAAGCCCGCGAACGTGCTGGTGCAGCGCCTCGGCGACGACGACCACGCGAAGCTGCTCGACTTCGGGTTCGCGAAGTTCTTCGGCGCGCTCGAGAACAAAGCGGGCAACGAGCTCACCGCGCACGGGACCGCGTTCGGCACCGCGGGCTACATCGCGCCCGAGCAGCTCGGCTCGTCGACGATCGACGGCCGCGTCGATCTCTACGCGGCGAGCGTGCTGCTCTTCGAGATGCTCGCGGGGCGACGCCCGTTCCAGGACCCCGACACCGTGCACGAGCTGCGCGCGACGCTGATCGAGCCGCCGCCCTCGCTCGTCACGCTACGCCCCGATCTGCCGCTCGCGCCCGCGCTCGATCCGATCCTCGCGCGCGGGCTCGCGAAAGATCCCGCGCAGCGCTTCGAGTCGGCGCTGGAGATGATGCGCGCGCTCGAGCCGTTCCTTCCTGCGCCGCGCGTGAGCGCTGCGCCCGCGCCGAGCCCGCCCGCGCGGCGCGCGCCGCCGATGCCGTCCCTCCCGATCATCGCCGCGGTGATCGGCGCCGCAGCGCTCGGGCTGATCACGATCGCGGGCGTGATCGCCGGCTGGGCGTGGTCGCGCTCGCACGACGAGCCCGAGCCGCCGCCGGTCGCGACGTTGCCCGCGCCCTCGTTCCAGATCGAGCACGACACGCCGCTGCTCGGTCCTCCCACCGGCGAGCGTCCGGCGCCCGGCGACGTGTGGGCGCCGCCTCTTCCTCCCGAGCTCGCTGCGATCCGCACGCAGCTCGCGGCCGGCGAGACGCTGCGCGCGCCCGAGCGCCGCACCCTGACGCGCATGATCCGCGAGCAGCCGTGGGACGCGCGACCGCACCTCTTGCTCGCGTACTCGCAGCGTCAGGAGCGCTCGCTCACCGCGGCGATCCAGAGCTACGAGCGCGCGTACCGCGCGTCGCCCGCGAGCCGCGGCGACGAGCAGATGCTCACCGACCTCGTGGTGATGGCGGCGCACCCGACCGCCGGCACGCGTGCCGCCGAGGCGATCGCGACGATCTACGGCAGCGAGGCGATCCCCGCGGTCGATCGCGCGATCGCGGTCTCGATCGTCGACGCGCGCGCCCACGGGCGGCTGCAGGCCCTGCGCGATCGGCTCGCCGCGAATTGAGGGTCGCGCACGGGATCGTTGCCGCAGCAGCAACGGCGTGTTCGCGCCGGCCGCCGCTGTTCGCGCGTCCGCGCAGCTGCATGGTGATCGCGAAGGAAGGTCACCATGAGCCACACAACGCGTTCGCTCGACGGCTCCTCCGCGCCCGAGCTCGATCGTC includes:
- a CDS encoding putative metal-binding motif-containing protein — translated: MRRALSISTILWFASLALACGGSPDDDVVDAGDLFDASESPDDAGAIDASAPDAYVPEPCESPGAIEEVACGRCGTTDRFCTADRVWAYGPCEDEGECTPGTSRDATCGDCGMRVERCAATCEWISDAACEDEGECTPGTILRAASDCPSGQTRELACSAACAYEPAGECEADPCTTPGAREDVPCGACGTRERFCTAERVWAYGPCGDEGECTPGTTGRVACGRCGTLAAQCTTSCGWSPSGACEGEGACTPGTTGPCTTSCGTTGTATCEATCGPGTCAPPAESCNGADDDCDGARDETFTCVRGATRPCASACGSGVETCSTACAWGACSAPTSCCTDADGDGAGVGATCAIVDCDDTRADVFPGAPELCDFVDNDCDTGAVDEGCRVRAARYVECTEHHWTSHIEDLGPYCAPLPSSRAAGCSSNGCALTTCGGTSCWTAECATPGACFTTYRRQEGALASLVRLYHWNEPGSARNRYTTTSTPPLGYTAGAPLDLGFVATTPIAPPGLAPLALVECEWTPASGGLDYFLTTRESECSARGGTIAARLGYVWAP
- a CDS encoding trypsin-like serine protease; protein product: MIRKLLSMLAVTTALAGCAPADEPGLDSDLDTKTDAIVGGSAFSGVPAVGALASGGSPFCTGTLITPTRVVTAAHCVAGTSASQITFITGPSASQVQTRTRVVRAVPHPGYNSRALTNDIAYLDLASQPAGVQPIGVLPANSMTSSWVGRELLHVGYGVSDGRTQSGSGIKRAVNIPITQVSSTQFRYGAAGRNTCNGDSGGPALHRDASGAYLVAGVTSYGDAYCTQYGVDTRVDAYLDFLGVSGGGPVDPPDDGGGGGGAEPETIRQSGSLAQGRAQFFDALPVAAGSPFRAALSGTGDADLYVRFDARPTSSTYACRPYAGDSNELCELTVPAGATEAYVAVNGYTASEFTLTITYTPAE
- a CDS encoding FAD-binding oxidoreductase, yielding MRVDRPAIEALASSMQGSLIEKDAPGYDAARQVWNAMVDRRPALIARCATPDDVVRCVEFARRNRALTSIRGGGHHIAGNALCEGGLTIDLSGMRGVRMTSGSTRVVVEAGATLADLDAMTQKRALAVPVGINSTTGVAGLTLGAGFGWISRKHGLTVDRLVSAEVVTASGDRVHASERENADLFWALRGGGGNFGVVTSFEFDAVPLGPEVIAGLIVHPLEHGDDVLDFYSRVTQSAPDELTVWAVLRGAPPLPFLPAEVHGKPSIILAVCWVGDPKDGEAVIAPLREHGRPYGVHVGPMPYVAWQQAFDPLLTPGARNYWKTHYFQALSRGLWDVLVDHAKRMPSPLCEVFVGQLGGAVARIPKDATAYAYRSVGYAMNVHTRWERAEDDARCIAWARSLFQGAAPFATGGGYLNFMPEDDMGRVSAAYGEHLPRLAQIKAKYDPENLFRVNVNITPAKTARREAAPPPRP
- a CDS encoding thioredoxin family protein, encoding MRLLDRLFGAREKVIPERVRDVDAYERLVVRSERPVIVDVWSATCAPCKKLEPVLIEVATRYADRVRVVEIGTADCDPRLLAKLDVRATPTLIVVKDGEELGRQTGWRPVEWFEQMIEAELGG
- a CDS encoding serine/threonine-protein kinase produces the protein MGEDVPPTSAPDPTRAIHDLSEVEIRDAEAKPREWIGRVLDARYRLSEPIGEGGFGFVFRAKHLILGRDVAVKILQSAAHADPVERARFDRESSMLAALSHPHIVGVTDFGVSEGVPYLVMELVEGRSLRAMLDQRELTAERALALVVQILKALAYAHEHGIVHRDLKPANVLVQRLGDDDHAKLLDFGFAKFFGALENKAGNELTAHGTAFGTAGYIAPEQLGSSTIDGRVDLYAASVLLFEMLAGRRPFQDPDTVHELRATLIEPPPSLVTLRPDLPLAPALDPILARGLAKDPAQRFESALEMMRALEPFLPAPRVSAAPAPSPPARRAPPMPSLPIIAAVIGAAALGLITIAGVIAGWAWSRSHDEPEPPPVATLPAPSFQIEHDTPLLGPPTGERPAPGDVWAPPLPPELAAIRTQLAAGETLRAPERRTLTRMIREQPWDARPHLLLAYSQRQERSLTAAIQSYERAYRASPASRGDEQMLTDLVVMAAHPTAGTRAAEAIATIYGSEAIPAVDRAIAVSIVDARAHGRLQALRDRLAAN